A portion of the Oxynema aestuarii AP17 genome contains these proteins:
- a CDS encoding DUF429 domain-containing protein, whose protein sequence is MKFLGVDLGWSSGESGLCCLVWRSDRLYLDSSECQLDLDDIFAWIEAIAPRPQTALVAVDAPTVIPNATRMREADKLTHKYFGRYHAGCYPANLNSRFAARTVGFGCRLEACGFAHAAQIEPKKPGRYQIEVFPHPATIALFGLERILKYKKGKLGDRKPELMKLRQYIVDRLPQLEPRLSLDTDCDLLRLKTADFNAEVESFKGKQLKALEDRLDALLCAYIGAYWWYWGRDRTWVFGDRDSGYIVIPAIVN, encoded by the coding sequence ATGAAATTTCTGGGGGTCGATTTGGGGTGGAGTTCCGGCGAAAGCGGCTTGTGTTGCTTGGTTTGGCGAAGCGATCGCCTCTATTTGGACTCGTCAGAGTGCCAGCTCGATCTTGACGATATTTTCGCCTGGATCGAGGCGATCGCCCCCCGTCCGCAAACTGCTTTAGTCGCCGTGGACGCGCCGACGGTGATTCCCAATGCGACGAGAATGAGAGAAGCGGATAAACTAACGCACAAGTATTTCGGACGCTATCACGCCGGGTGCTATCCGGCGAATCTCAACAGTCGTTTTGCGGCGCGAACGGTCGGATTTGGCTGTCGTTTGGAAGCGTGCGGTTTTGCTCATGCGGCGCAAATCGAGCCCAAAAAACCGGGTCGCTATCAAATTGAAGTGTTTCCCCATCCGGCGACGATCGCCTTATTTGGATTGGAACGCATTTTAAAGTATAAAAAGGGAAAATTAGGCGATCGCAAGCCGGAATTAATGAAATTGCGTCAATATATAGTCGATCGCCTGCCTCAGTTAGAACCGCGTTTGTCTTTAGACACCGACTGCGATTTACTCCGCCTCAAAACCGCCGATTTTAATGCCGAGGTCGAATCGTTTAAAGGAAAACAGCTCAAAGCCTTAGAAGACCGCTTAGATGCGTTGCTTTGTGCGTATATCGGCGCCTACTGGTGGTACTGGGGGCGCGATCGTACCTGGGTTTTCGGCGATCGCGACTCCGGTTATATCGTGATTCCGGCGATCGTCAATTGA
- a CDS encoding ABC transporter ATP-binding protein, with product MSIVTLQSVQKDFGIKEILRNANFSLGPTDKVGAIGVNGSGKSTLLKILAGIEPIDGGQLLVNSGLRIVYLPQDPDLDENRTVLEQVFADSGDRMALVREYEDLTHKIARSPQDEKLMSRLSAVMQQMEASGAWELETQAKIILSKLGIEDFDAQIATLSGGYRKRIAIAAALLCDPDVLLMDEPTNHLDAISVEWLQSYLNTFRGAILLVTHDRYFLDRVTNRIVEVDRGDLYTYDGNYSYYLEKKALAEDVAASQQRKHYGVLRRELEWLKRGPKARSTKQKARIDRIHEMQDTEFKESLGKVEISTPSRRIGKKVIELENISKSYGDRLLVRDFTYKFTPEDRVGIIGGNGVGKSTLLNLITGRLEPDIGKVEIGSTIHIGYFDQHSEPLQDAMNENQRVIDYLKEEAEYVQTADGTRISASQMLERFLFPPERQYLPLHKLSGGEKRRLFLLRVLMSAPNVLILDEPTNDLDVQTLAVLEDYLEDFNGCAIVVSHDRYFLDRTINTVFSFEGNGQIRKYPGNYSIYLDFKQEEEREAAKQAEREQEKEKPTAENGKVEKSPRLSWDKNRQRKLSSKERREYEGLERKIAEMEEEKEELEKSLYNAKPGAVTEVQKMHAQLEQLSEAIESAMERWMELAEIDS from the coding sequence ATGAGCATCGTCACCCTGCAATCCGTTCAAAAAGACTTCGGTATCAAAGAAATCCTGCGAAATGCCAATTTCAGCCTCGGACCGACGGATAAAGTTGGGGCGATCGGCGTCAACGGGTCGGGAAAATCCACCTTACTCAAAATCCTAGCGGGAATCGAACCGATTGATGGGGGTCAACTGCTCGTCAATTCCGGCTTGAGAATTGTCTATTTGCCTCAAGACCCGGATTTAGACGAAAATCGCACGGTGTTAGAGCAAGTCTTTGCCGATAGCGGCGATCGCATGGCTTTAGTGCGGGAATACGAAGATTTAACTCACAAAATCGCGCGATCGCCCCAAGACGAAAAACTGATGTCCCGCCTGTCCGCCGTCATGCAACAAATGGAGGCATCCGGCGCCTGGGAACTCGAAACCCAAGCCAAAATTATCTTATCCAAACTCGGGATCGAAGACTTCGACGCCCAAATCGCCACCCTGTCCGGCGGATATCGCAAGCGGATCGCGATCGCCGCCGCCTTATTATGCGATCCCGACGTGCTCCTCATGGACGAACCCACCAACCATCTCGACGCGATCTCCGTCGAATGGCTACAAAGTTACCTCAACACCTTTCGCGGCGCCATCCTCCTCGTCACTCACGACCGCTACTTTCTCGATCGCGTCACCAATCGTATCGTCGAAGTCGATCGCGGCGACCTCTACACCTACGACGGTAACTATTCCTATTACCTCGAAAAGAAAGCCCTCGCCGAAGACGTCGCCGCCAGCCAACAACGCAAACATTACGGCGTTTTACGGCGAGAACTCGAATGGCTCAAACGCGGACCGAAAGCGCGCAGTACCAAACAAAAAGCCCGCATCGATCGCATTCACGAAATGCAGGATACCGAGTTTAAAGAAAGCCTCGGTAAAGTCGAAATTTCCACCCCCAGCCGCCGAATTGGCAAAAAAGTGATCGAGCTTGAAAATATCTCTAAATCTTACGGCGATCGTCTCTTAGTCCGCGACTTCACTTATAAATTCACCCCGGAAGATCGCGTCGGTATTATTGGCGGAAATGGCGTCGGAAAATCCACCCTCCTCAACTTAATTACCGGACGCCTCGAACCCGATATCGGAAAAGTTGAAATTGGCAGCACCATTCACATCGGTTACTTCGACCAACATAGCGAACCGCTTCAAGACGCCATGAACGAAAATCAGCGCGTCATCGACTATTTAAAAGAAGAAGCCGAATATGTCCAAACCGCCGATGGAACTCGGATTAGTGCCTCCCAAATGCTCGAACGGTTCCTGTTTCCTCCCGAACGGCAATATTTACCTTTACACAAACTTTCCGGCGGCGAAAAACGGCGGTTATTTCTATTGCGCGTCCTCATGAGTGCGCCCAATGTTTTGATTCTGGACGAACCAACCAACGATCTCGACGTCCAAACGTTAGCGGTTTTAGAAGACTATCTCGAAGACTTCAACGGTTGCGCGATCGTCGTTTCCCACGATCGCTATTTCCTCGATCGCACTATCAACACCGTTTTCTCTTTTGAAGGGAACGGACAGATCCGTAAATATCCCGGAAACTATTCGATTTATCTCGATTTCAAGCAAGAAGAAGAACGAGAAGCGGCGAAACAAGCTGAACGGGAACAAGAGAAGGAAAAACCGACCGCCGAAAATGGCAAAGTTGAAAAATCACCGCGCTTGTCTTGGGATAAAAATCGCCAGCGAAAATTGTCCTCTAAAGAGCGCAGAGAATATGAAGGTTTGGAAAGAAAAATCGCCGAGATGGAGGAAGAAAAAGAAGAATTAGAAAAATCTTTATACAATGCCAAACCCGGCGCCGTCACTGAAGTGCAGAAAATGCACGCGCAACTCGAACAGTTAAGCGAGGCGATCGAATCTGCAATGGAACGCTGGATGGAACTGGCAGAAATTGATTCTTAA
- a CDS encoding glycoside hydrolase family 24 protein, whose product MNQPPITRRPIVDSDVALIQLWVRQKASKQRRADWLLAKQFLQVCGKPLGAIAVEDLHRYVQFLMARRQRPEIISQKAIAVRSLFDFGYQIGYLSQILPAESWPTVEGRSRSRQQRRRRTLAATIAVTLCTLVLGATIQALPSQEAPPEVTEKEVREWGKHVLPRDDRHDPERISALKVAYIKAFLDMLAWAEGTEGPNAYRMQFTGTTFESFEDHPREIKCGWRHGRQLCSDAAGRYQFLSTSWDRMARKIGARDFSPENQDRAAIAMLEEYEVLEDIEAGWFDMAALELIPVWPSLLDVGNGDRRRAIARLKTVYRQRLQKYRQGL is encoded by the coding sequence ATGAATCAACCGCCAATCACACGCCGACCGATCGTCGATTCCGATGTCGCACTCATTCAACTGTGGGTGCGCCAAAAAGCATCGAAACAACGGCGCGCCGATTGGTTGTTAGCGAAACAGTTTTTACAGGTGTGCGGCAAACCCCTAGGGGCGATCGCCGTCGAAGATTTGCACCGCTACGTGCAGTTTTTGATGGCGCGCCGCCAAAGACCGGAAATCATTAGCCAAAAGGCGATCGCCGTGCGATCGTTATTCGATTTCGGCTATCAAATTGGCTATTTGTCCCAGATCTTACCTGCCGAAAGTTGGCCGACCGTGGAGGGGCGATCGCGATCGCGCCAGCAACGCCGTCGGCGCACCCTCGCCGCCACGATCGCCGTCACCCTCTGTACCCTAGTCTTGGGAGCGACCATTCAAGCCTTACCGAGTCAGGAAGCGCCCCCGGAGGTGACGGAAAAGGAGGTTCGCGAATGGGGAAAGCACGTTCTACCCCGAGACGATCGCCACGACCCGGAACGAATTTCGGCGCTGAAAGTCGCTTATATTAAGGCATTTCTCGACATGCTCGCTTGGGCCGAAGGAACCGAAGGACCGAACGCTTACCGAATGCAGTTTACGGGAACGACTTTCGAGAGTTTCGAGGATCACCCCCGAGAGATTAAATGCGGTTGGCGCCACGGTCGCCAACTCTGTTCCGATGCGGCGGGTCGCTATCAGTTCCTCAGTACGAGCTGGGATCGCATGGCTCGCAAAATCGGCGCCCGGGATTTTTCCCCGGAAAACCAAGATCGGGCGGCGATCGCCATGTTGGAAGAGTACGAAGTGTTAGAAGATATAGAAGCGGGCTGGTTCGATATGGCGGCTCTCGAATTAATTCCCGTGTGGCCTTCCTTGCTCGATGTCGGCAATGGCGACCGACGGCGGGCGATCGCGCGGTTGAAAACCGTTTACCGCCAACGCTTGCAAAAATATCGCCAAGGCTTGTAA
- a CDS encoding Npun_R2479 family HD domain-containing metalloprotein, whose translation MFNSTALLIDAFVQQLQAGYHRTYGGYKSDYADIIAWAGNMALENIANSDALYHNVEHTILVTLVGQEILRGKHIREGGVSCEDWLHAIISLLCHDIGYVKGVCREDRAEENLYATGRDGMKVTVPVGATDASLTPYHVDRGKLFIQERFGGHRLIDAEAIKRNIELTRFPVPADEDHKDTFNYSGLVRAADLIGQLSDPRYLQKIGALFYEFEETGANKTLGYRHPDDLRKNYAKFYWNGVYPYITDALKYLGLTQEGKQIMANLYANVFRVEHAEVSSDSASEVA comes from the coding sequence ATGTTTAACTCCACGGCACTCCTGATCGACGCTTTCGTCCAACAACTCCAAGCGGGCTATCATCGAACTTACGGCGGTTACAAATCCGACTACGCCGATATTATCGCCTGGGCTGGCAATATGGCTCTGGAAAATATTGCCAATAGCGACGCCTTATATCACAACGTCGAACATACGATCCTCGTCACCTTAGTCGGTCAAGAAATCTTGCGCGGCAAACACATTCGCGAAGGCGGCGTTTCTTGCGAAGATTGGCTACACGCGATTATTTCTTTGCTCTGCCACGATATCGGTTACGTCAAAGGCGTTTGCAGGGAAGATCGTGCCGAGGAAAACTTGTACGCCACGGGTCGTGATGGCATGAAAGTCACCGTCCCCGTCGGCGCGACCGACGCCAGTTTGACCCCCTATCACGTCGATCGCGGTAAATTGTTCATTCAAGAACGTTTCGGCGGTCATCGCCTGATCGATGCCGAAGCGATCAAACGCAATATCGAACTGACTCGTTTTCCCGTTCCGGCGGACGAAGATCACAAGGATACTTTCAATTATTCCGGACTAGTTCGCGCTGCGGATTTGATCGGACAATTGAGCGACCCGCGTTATTTACAAAAAATTGGCGCGCTCTTCTATGAATTTGAAGAAACCGGAGCGAATAAAACGTTGGGATACCGTCACCCGGATGACTTGCGTAAAAACTACGCCAAGTTTTATTGGAATGGGGTTTATCCTTACATTACCGATGCGTTGAAATATTTGGGATTGACTCAAGAAGGCAAGCAGATTATGGCGAATCTCTACGCCAATGTCTTCCGCGTCGAACATGCTGAGGTCAGTTCCGATTCGGCTTCTGAGGTCGCTTGA
- the trpS gene encoding tryptophan--tRNA ligase: MGKQRILSGVQPTGNLHLGNYLGAIRNWVEAQSQYENFFCVVDLHAITVPHNRATLAQDTYTIAALYLACGIDLDRATIFIQSHVRAHTELTWLLNCITPLNWLQDMIQFKEKAVRQGENVSAGLLDYPVLMAADILLYEADKVPVGEDQKQHLELTRDIAARFNHQFGKDDEPVLKVPEPLIRKEGARVMSLTDGTNKMSKSDPSDMSRINLLDPPDAIAKKIKRCKTDPIRGLWFDDPQRPECNNLLTLYALLSGKSREAVAEECKDMGWGQFKPLLTEATLEALKPIQEKYKEVMGDRAYLESVLREGREKAEAIANPTLNKVKAALGYSMPL, encoded by the coding sequence ATGGGTAAGCAGCGTATTCTTTCAGGAGTCCAACCCACTGGCAATCTGCATCTCGGTAACTATTTGGGTGCGATCCGCAATTGGGTAGAAGCGCAGAGTCAGTATGAAAATTTCTTCTGTGTCGTCGATTTACACGCGATTACGGTTCCGCACAACCGCGCTACTCTGGCACAAGATACGTACACGATCGCGGCGTTGTATTTAGCTTGTGGCATTGACTTAGATCGTGCCACGATTTTTATTCAGTCGCACGTTCGCGCCCATACCGAATTGACCTGGCTGCTCAATTGCATCACCCCGTTAAACTGGCTCCAAGACATGATCCAGTTTAAGGAAAAAGCGGTGCGTCAGGGGGAAAATGTCAGCGCCGGATTGTTAGATTATCCAGTATTAATGGCGGCGGATATTTTGCTTTACGAAGCCGATAAAGTCCCCGTCGGCGAAGATCAAAAACAACATTTGGAACTGACCCGGGATATCGCCGCTCGATTTAACCATCAGTTTGGGAAAGATGACGAACCCGTCCTCAAAGTCCCCGAACCGTTAATTCGCAAAGAAGGGGCGCGGGTGATGAGTTTGACCGACGGTACCAATAAGATGTCAAAATCGGATCCGTCGGATATGAGCCGGATTAATCTGCTCGATCCGCCGGATGCGATCGCCAAAAAGATCAAGCGCTGCAAAACCGACCCGATTCGCGGCTTGTGGTTTGACGATCCACAACGTCCGGAGTGCAATAATTTGCTGACCCTGTACGCACTCCTGTCCGGGAAAAGCCGGGAAGCGGTTGCCGAAGAATGTAAGGACATGGGATGGGGTCAGTTCAAGCCGTTGTTGACCGAGGCGACTTTAGAAGCGCTCAAACCGATTCAGGAGAAATATAAGGAGGTCATGGGCGATCGCGCCTATCTCGAATCGGTGTTGCGAGAGGGACGGGAAAAAGCGGAGGCGATCGCCAATCCGACCCTCAATAAGGTGAAAGCGGCTTTGGGTTATTCGATGCCGTTATAA
- the glgP gene encoding alpha-glucan family phosphorylase has protein sequence MQPIRTFNVSPSLPEKLEPLRKLAYNLHWDWNVETKDLFRRLDRDLWESSRHNPVLMLGTISQARLQEVSEDEGFLAQVERAALQLEDYLRERTWYAKHRDPDKQSQDCYAYFSAEFGLTDCLPIYSGGLGVLAGDHLKSASDRGLPLVGVGLLYQEGYFSQYLNADGWQQERYPINDFYNMPLHLERDANGNELRIAVDYPGRQVYARVWRVQVGTVPLYMLDTNIEPNNPYDHDITDELYGGDLDMRMHQEIMLGIGGVKMLEALGLKPTVYHMNEGHSAFLTLERIRHLMENDGLSFHEAKEVVNASSIFTTHTPVPAGFDMFPADKIMYYLGHYAEKLHLSREEFLALGRENTGDLESPFSMATLAIKMASFVNGVSKLHGDVSQRLFKNLWPALPAGEVPITAITNGVHARSCVAKFTQELYDRYLGPKWSTTPAHNPLWDRVSSIPDDELWRAQERCRSELVVFVRDRLEKYLRDRGGSLSELSQAQEVLDPSVLTIGFARRFATYKRATLFMRDLDRIKRILFDLHSDRLKGGMLSPKKRMVQFVIAGKAHPKDIPGKEMIRHIVHFIREQKCEKNIVFIPDYDINVARMMVSGCDVWLNTPRRPREASGTSGMKAAMNGVLNLSILDGWWNEADYVRTGWPIGQGEMYDDPDYQDEVEANALYDLLEKEVVPLFYDRDEEGIPRRWVAKMKQAIRLNCPQFNTARMVSDYATYGYFPASDRYYQTIENHYQPAKELAHWKQHLFDRWYDIKIETVDISAPADIQVNEDIAVKAQIHLAGLKPEDVEVQVYKGPMDADGNIVDGVPMTMEYQGSGANGRSIYTANIAYSSSGLQGLSLRILPQHPYLSSPFQPGLQVIWANS, from the coding sequence ATGCAACCCATTCGTACCTTTAATGTTTCTCCGTCCTTACCGGAAAAACTCGAACCCTTACGCAAACTCGCTTATAACCTTCACTGGGATTGGAACGTCGAAACCAAAGACCTGTTTCGCCGACTCGATCGCGACTTGTGGGAATCGAGCCGCCACAACCCCGTCTTAATGCTCGGAACCATCTCCCAAGCGCGCTTGCAAGAAGTCTCCGAAGACGAAGGCTTCCTCGCGCAAGTCGAACGGGCCGCCCTTCAACTCGAAGACTACCTGCGCGAACGAACCTGGTACGCCAAACACCGCGACCCCGACAAACAATCCCAAGACTGCTACGCCTACTTTTCCGCCGAATTCGGCTTGACCGACTGCCTCCCGATCTATTCCGGAGGTTTGGGCGTCCTCGCAGGCGACCACCTCAAATCGGCGAGCGATCGCGGTTTGCCCCTCGTCGGCGTCGGTTTACTCTATCAAGAAGGCTACTTCAGCCAGTATCTCAACGCCGACGGCTGGCAACAAGAGCGCTACCCGATCAACGACTTCTACAACATGCCGTTGCACCTCGAACGCGACGCTAACGGTAACGAACTGCGGATCGCCGTAGACTACCCCGGACGCCAGGTTTACGCCCGCGTCTGGCGCGTCCAAGTGGGAACGGTGCCGCTTTACATGCTCGATACCAACATCGAACCGAACAATCCCTACGATCACGACATCACCGACGAACTCTACGGCGGCGATCTCGATATGAGAATGCACCAAGAGATCATGCTCGGGATTGGCGGGGTCAAAATGCTCGAAGCCCTCGGACTCAAACCGACGGTCTACCACATGAACGAGGGACATTCCGCTTTTTTAACGTTAGAGCGGATCCGCCATTTAATGGAAAACGACGGTTTGAGTTTCCACGAAGCGAAAGAAGTCGTCAACGCCAGCAGTATTTTTACCACCCATACCCCCGTCCCTGCCGGATTTGATATGTTTCCGGCGGACAAAATCATGTACTATCTCGGTCACTACGCCGAGAAATTGCACCTCTCTCGGGAGGAATTTTTAGCCCTGGGTCGGGAAAATACCGGGGATCTCGAATCGCCGTTTAGTATGGCGACCTTGGCGATTAAAATGGCGAGTTTTGTCAACGGGGTGTCCAAACTGCACGGGGACGTGTCGCAGAGGTTATTTAAAAACTTGTGGCCCGCCTTACCTGCGGGGGAAGTCCCGATTACGGCGATTACGAATGGGGTTCACGCGCGCAGTTGCGTGGCGAAGTTCACCCAAGAACTGTACGATCGCTATCTCGGACCGAAATGGTCTACGACTCCGGCGCACAATCCTTTGTGGGATCGGGTCAGTTCGATTCCCGATGACGAACTGTGGAGGGCGCAAGAGCGGTGTCGGTCCGAGTTGGTGGTGTTCGTGCGCGATCGCCTCGAAAAATATTTGCGCGATCGCGGCGGATCCTTGAGCGAACTGTCCCAAGCCCAAGAAGTCCTCGATCCGAGCGTGTTAACTATCGGTTTCGCCCGTCGTTTCGCCACTTACAAACGCGCGACCTTGTTCATGCGCGATTTAGACCGGATCAAACGGATTTTGTTCGACCTGCACAGCGATCGCCTCAAAGGCGGAATGCTCAGTCCTAAAAAACGGATGGTTCAGTTCGTGATCGCCGGGAAAGCTCACCCGAAAGATATTCCCGGAAAAGAAATGATCCGCCACATCGTCCACTTCATTCGGGAACAGAAGTGCGAGAAAAATATCGTTTTTATTCCCGATTACGATATCAATGTCGCCCGCATGATGGTCTCTGGCTGCGATGTCTGGCTCAATACCCCGCGCCGTCCTCGCGAAGCCTCCGGAACCAGTGGCATGAAAGCGGCGATGAATGGAGTGCTCAACCTGAGCATTCTCGATGGCTGGTGGAACGAAGCGGACTACGTGCGGACGGGATGGCCCATCGGTCAGGGGGAAATGTACGACGATCCGGACTATCAAGATGAGGTGGAAGCCAACGCCCTCTACGATTTACTCGAAAAGGAAGTGGTTCCCTTATTCTACGATCGCGACGAAGAAGGCATCCCGCGCCGATGGGTGGCGAAGATGAAGCAGGCGATCCGGCTCAATTGCCCGCAGTTTAACACCGCGCGCATGGTCAGCGACTACGCGACTTACGGCTATTTCCCGGCGAGCGATCGCTACTACCAAACCATCGAGAACCACTACCAACCCGCGAAAGAACTGGCCCACTGGAAGCAACACCTGTTCGATCGCTGGTACGATATCAAGATCGAAACGGTCGATATTTCCGCCCCTGCAGATATCCAGGTCAACGAGGATATCGCCGTCAAAGCACAAATTCACCTCGCCGGACTGAAGCCGGAAGATGTGGAAGTGCAAGTGTATAAAGGGCCGATGGATGCGGACGGCAATATTGTCGATGGGGTGCCGATGACCATGGAATATCAGGGAAGTGGCGCCAACGGTCGCAGTATTTATACGGCCAATATTGCTTATTCGTCTTCGGGTTTACAAGGCTTATCCCTGCGGATTTTACCGCAGCATCCTTACTTGAGTAGTCCGTTTCAACCCGGATTACAGGTGATTTGGGCGAATTCCTAA
- a CDS encoding methylenetetrahydrofolate reductase translates to MTQQPLARSRFRLAVEAREFLVTAEVMPPKGSDASHTVEMARQLKDWVHAVNVTDGSRAVLRMSPVATSAILLQHGIEPICQIACRDRNAIGIQGDLMGAHALGIRNILALTGDPIKAGDHPKAKSVFELESVRLLKLIKKLNSGTDFNDNPLTDSPTDLFPGAAVDPQLKSWSGLKSRFERKLEAGAEFFQSQMICDFDRLDKFMNEIASGTDKPILAGIFLLKSAKNAAFINRCVPGVHISDETIARLAEAKHPLREGMKIAAEQVQHARSICHGVHMMAVRREDLIPEILDMAGVSALTPQEAKIAV, encoded by the coding sequence ATGACACAACAGCCTTTAGCGCGATCGCGCTTCCGTCTCGCCGTCGAAGCGCGAGAATTTTTAGTCACTGCCGAAGTGATGCCGCCCAAAGGTAGCGATGCCTCGCATACCGTGGAAATGGCGCGCCAACTCAAAGATTGGGTACACGCCGTCAACGTGACCGATGGCAGTCGGGCCGTGTTGCGGATGTCTCCCGTCGCCACTTCGGCGATTTTACTGCAACACGGTATCGAGCCGATCTGTCAAATTGCCTGTCGCGATCGCAACGCGATCGGTATTCAAGGGGATTTGATGGGCGCTCACGCCCTCGGCATTCGCAATATTTTAGCCTTGACTGGAGACCCGATTAAAGCAGGCGACCACCCGAAAGCCAAATCGGTGTTTGAACTCGAATCGGTGCGTCTGCTCAAATTGATTAAAAAACTCAATAGCGGTACGGATTTTAACGATAATCCCCTCACGGACTCTCCGACGGATTTATTTCCCGGTGCGGCAGTCGATCCGCAGTTAAAAAGCTGGTCGGGTCTCAAAAGTCGCTTTGAACGAAAACTGGAAGCGGGAGCGGAATTTTTCCAAAGTCAGATGATCTGCGATTTCGATCGCCTCGACAAGTTCATGAACGAAATTGCTTCGGGAACGGACAAGCCAATTCTCGCCGGAATCTTTTTACTCAAGTCGGCGAAAAATGCCGCCTTTATCAATCGTTGCGTTCCCGGCGTCCACATTTCCGACGAAACGATCGCCCGTTTGGCTGAGGCGAAACATCCCCTTCGCGAAGGCATGAAAATTGCGGCGGAACAGGTGCAACACGCGCGATCGATCTGTCATGGCGTTCACATGATGGCGGTTCGCCGAGAAGATTTGATCCCGGAAATTCTGGATATGGCTGGGGTCTCGGCCCTTACCCCTCAAGAAGCGAAAATCGCGGTTTAG
- a CDS encoding DUF6141 family protein: MDKLRSKPMSSEVSITDDIDATLMFREVQQFRQPWIWVVLSCSSLAALYVAAIPFVLDSNSEDTLVVHIILILFGIIFGVIFPILFYTTKLITEIRSDGLYLSFYPLLFSRIKIPFENIVKAEVKTYHPLREYGGWGIRHSPTGKAYNVSGNRGVQLELANGERILIGSHSPEQLARAIAFSRGR; this comes from the coding sequence GTGGATAAACTGCGCTCTAAACCGATGTCGTCGGAAGTCAGCATTACCGATGACATCGATGCAACCCTCATGTTTCGAGAAGTGCAACAGTTTCGTCAGCCTTGGATTTGGGTGGTACTGTCGTGCAGTTCTCTGGCGGCCCTTTATGTTGCTGCGATCCCGTTTGTGTTGGATTCCAACTCGGAAGATACCCTCGTCGTCCATATTATTCTGATTTTATTCGGGATTATCTTTGGCGTTATTTTCCCGATTCTGTTTTACACGACTAAATTAATTACTGAAATTCGCAGTGATGGTTTATATCTGAGTTTTTATCCGTTGCTGTTTTCTCGCATTAAAATTCCTTTTGAAAATATCGTCAAAGCGGAAGTCAAAACCTACCATCCTTTACGGGAATATGGGGGATGGGGCATCCGTCACAGTCCGACGGGGAAAGCGTACAATGTCAGTGGCAATCGCGGGGTTCAGTTAGAATTGGCCAACGGCGAGCGAATTTTAATCGGTTCTCACAGTCCCGAACAATTGGCGCGCGCGATCGCCTTTTCCCGAGGGAGATAG